One genomic region from Lates calcarifer isolate ASB-BC8 linkage group LG10, TLL_Latcal_v3, whole genome shotgun sequence encodes:
- the ptpn5 gene encoding tyrosine-protein phosphatase non-receptor type 5 has protein sequence MTRRLSSSTRSHTEDSIFLRPDEDPVWLDEPTKTEKIGDGAPKKDGLPECKDGPTGGQSPQGEEVFMHKVYALVIEIHCWAALFVVSQVTGYWVFFVVEGNGPLSSIYKALQVIDFYLGFILPCHPIFGMDSMVLMREVVNTKQHNWIVHGTAGIGVAICVIMVIHMVCKWRYGAGLWSSGTVSRDLGDRRQSVSRQPSFTLSEWTDAQEDLLDLDPVPQTPVFDIGTETRTEGDAATLSVTPVGLQERRGSNVSLTLDMCTPGCTEPYGYGAQLSPRDQSAQEYLRQGTHILTPAMLHTRAMDDQSLQAEFYETPMNFVDPKEYNYPGLVRKNRYKTILPNTHSRVILKSQDEDDFLTTYINANYLSGYGGEERAYIATQGPTVNTVGDFWRMVWQERSPIIVMITNLEEKNEKCAEYWPEDTVTHEGIEITVVTVTQEDDYSLRVFTLKCGGEERSLRQYWYTSWPDQKTPDKAPPLLELVQEVERAREEAPPSSGPIIVHCSAGIGRTGCFIATSILCKQLRTEGVVDILRTTCQLRLDRGGMIQTCEQYQFVHHVLSLYEKQLSHTAEE, from the exons ATGACCCGCCGGCTGAGCAGCTCTACCCGTTCCCACACCGAGGACTCCATCTTCCTGAGGCCCGACGAGGACCCTGTCTGGCTGGATGAGCCCACAAAGACTGAGAAAATAGGCGACGGAGCCCCTAAAAAAGATGGACTCCCAGAATGCAAAGACGGACCCACAGGGGGCCAAAGCCCACAGGGAGAGGAAGTGTTTATGCACAAAGTGTACGCGCTGGTGATTGAGATCCACTGCTGGGCTGCGCTGTTTGTCGTCTCCCAAGTCACG GGGTACTGGGTGTTTTTTGTGGTGGAGGGAAACGGACCACTCTCTTCCATCTATAAAGCCCTGCAGGTCATCGACTTCTACCTTGGCTTCATCCTACCCTGCCACCCGATCTTTGGAATGGAT TCCATGGTGCTGATGAGGGAGGTTGTAAACACTAAACAGCACAACTGGATCGTCCATGGCACTGCAGGCATCGGTGTGGCCATCTGTGTTATCATG GTCATCCACATGGTGTGTAAGTGGCGTTACGGCGCTGGCCTGTGGTCGTCGGGAACGGTATCGAGGGACCTTGGTGATCGGCGTCAGTCAGTGAGCCGCCAGCCCTCCTTCACCCTGTCAGAGTGGACGGATGCTCAAGAGGATCTACTGGATCTGGACCCTGTGCCTCAGACACCAGTCTTTGACATAGGCACTGAGACCAGGACGGAGGGAGATGCTGCCACCCTCAGTGTCACACCTGTGGGGCTTCAGGAAAg GAGGGGCTCCAATGTTTCCCTGACCTTGGACATGTGTACACCAGGCTGCACTGAGCCCTACGGCTACGGAGCCCAGCTCTCCCCGAGAGACCAGTCAGCCCAGGAGTACCTTCGACAGGGAACACACATCCTGACCCCTGCCATGCTACACACACGGGCCATGGATGACCAGAGCCTGCAGGCTGAGTTTTAt GAAACTCCCATGAACTTTGTGGACCCTAAGGAATACAACTACCCAGGGCTGGTGAGAAAGAATCGCTACAAGACCATCTTACCCA ATACACACAGCAGAGTGATCTTGAAGTCACAGGATGAAGATGATTTCCTCACCACCTACATCAATGCTAATTAtctcagt gGTTATGGGGGTGAGGAGCGTGCATACATTGCCACCCAGGGTCCCACCGTGAATACAGTGGGGGATTTCTGGAGGATGGTGTGGCAGGAGAGAAGCCCAATCATAGTGATGATCACCAACCTGGAGGAGAAAAATGAG AAATGTGCAGAGTACTGGCCTGAGGACACTGTGACCCATGAGGGCATCGAGATCACCGTCGTCACGGTAACCCAGGAGGATGACTACAGTCTGAGGGTGTTTACGCTgaag TGTGGGGGAGAGGAGCGCAGTCTGCGGCAGTACTGGTACACCTCGTGGCCTGATCAGAAGACCCCAGACAAGGCTCCACCCCTGCTGGAACTGGTACAGGAAGTGGAAAGGGCCCGAGAGGAAGCCCCGCCCTCCAGCGGGCCTATAATTGTCCACTGCAG TGCTGGAATTGGTCGAACTGGCTGCTTTATTGCCACCTCCATCCTGTGCAAGCAGCTGAGGACTGAAGGTGTGGTTGACATCCTGAGAACCACCTGCCAGCTCCGTCTGGACAG